A stretch of Miscanthus floridulus cultivar M001 chromosome 13, ASM1932011v1, whole genome shotgun sequence DNA encodes these proteins:
- the LOC136500696 gene encoding serine--glyoxylate aminotransferase-like: MADYVYGPGRNHLFVPGPVNIPDPVIRAMNRQNEDYRSPAIPALTKVLLEDVKKIFKTTTGTPFLIPTTGTGAWESALTNTLSPGDRIVSFLIGQFSLLWIDQQQRLGFDVDVVESDWGHGADLAALERKLRNDTHRTIKAVAIVHNETATGVTNDLAAVRRLLDAYAHPALLLVDGVSSICALDFRMDEWGVDVALTGSQKALSMPTGMGIVCASPKALEASKTARSVRVFFDWKDYLKFYEMGTYWPYTPSIQLLYGLRTALDLIFEEGLDNVFKRHNRLGTATRFAVEAWGLKNCCQKEECFSDTVTAVVVPPYIDSAEIVKHAWKRYNLSLGLGLNKVAGKVFRIGHLGNLNELQLLGCLSGVEMVLKDVGYPVKLGSGVAAAAAYLSNYTPFIPSRI; encoded by the exons ATGGCGGACTACGTGTATGGCCCCGGGCGGAACCACCTGTTCGTGCCGGGCCCCGTGAACATCCCGGACCCCGTGATCCGCGCCATGAACCGGCAGAACGAGGACTACCGCTCGCCGGCCATCCCGGCGCTGACCAAGGTCCTCCTCGAGGACGTGAAGAAGATCTTCAAGACGACCACGGGCACGCCCTTCCTGATCCCGACGACGGGCACGGGCGCGTGGGAGAGCGCGCTGACCAACACGCTGTCCCCGGGGGACCGCATCGTCTCCTTCCTCATCGGGCAGTTCAGCCTGCTGTGGATCGACCAGCAGCAGCGCCTGGGCTTCGACGTGGACGTGGTGGAGAGCGACTGGGGCCACGGCGCCGACCTCGCCGCGCTGGAGCGGAAGCTCCGCAACGACACCCACCGCACCATCAAGGCCGTGGCCATCGTGCACAACGAGACCGCCACGGGCGTCACCAACGACCTGGCCGCCGTGCGCAGGCTGCTGGACGCGTACGCGCACCCGGCGCTGCTGCTGGTGGACGGCGTGTCGTCCATCTGCGCGCTGGACTTCCGCATGGACGAGTGGGGCGTGGACGTCGCGCTCACCGGCTCGCAGAAGGCGCTGTCGATGCCGACCGGGATGGGCATCGTGTGCGCTAGCCCCAAGGCGCTGGAGGCCAGCAAGACGGCGAGGTCCGTGCGCGTGTTCTTTGACTGGAAGGACTACCTCAAGTTCTACGAGATGGGCACGTACTGGCCCTACACGCCCTCCATCCAGCTCCTCTACGGACTCCGCACCGCGCTCGACCTCATCTTCGAGGAAGGGCTCGACAATGTCTTCAAGAGGCACAACCGCCTTGGAACAGCCACGAG GTTCGCCGTGGAGGCGTGGGGGCTCAAGAACTGCTGCCAGAAGGAGGAGTGCTTCAGCGACACCGTCACCGCCGTCGTCGTGCCGCCCTACATCGACAGCGCGGAGATCGTCAAGCACGCGTGGAAGCGGTACAACctcagcctcggcctcggcctcaacAAGGTCGCCGGGAAGGTCTTCAGGATCGGCCATCTCGGCAACCTCAACGAG CTGCAACTGCTGGGATGCCTGAGCGGCGTGGAGATGGTGCTCAAGGACGTGGGGTACCCGGTGAAGCTCGGCAGCGgcgtggcggccgcggcggcgtacCTGTCGAATTACACGCCTTTCATCCCGTCCAGGATCTGA
- the LOC136498961 gene encoding uncharacterized protein, whose protein sequence is MSVEILDGSTVRSFVEDEGAFNSSVDDRFAALDADHDGLLTYAEMAGELMSLRVLEKHFGVDEAAVAPEELGALYRGLFARFDRDGSGKVDRHEFRAEMKEVMLAVANGLGFLPVQMVVEEGSFLKVAVDRELGQLARAA, encoded by the coding sequence ATGAGCGTGGAGATCCTAGACGGGAGCACGGTGCGGAGCTTCGTGGAGGACGAAGGCGCCTTCAACTCCTCGGTGGACGACCGGTTCGCGGCGCTGGACGCCGACCACGACGGTCTGCTCACCTACGCCGAGATGGCCGGAGAGCTCATGAGCCTGCGCGTGCTGGAGAAGCACTTCGGCGTGGACGAGGCCGCCGTGGCGCCCGAGGAGCTCGGGGCGCTGTACCGCGGCCTTTTCGCGCGGTTCGACAGGGACGGCAGCGGCAAGGTGGACCGGCACGAGTTCCGGGCGGAGATGAAGGAGGTGATGCTCGCCGTGGCCAACGGGCTGGGCTTCCTGCCCGTGCAGATGGTCGTCGAGGAAGGCAGCTTCCTCAAGGTCGCCGTCGACAGGGAGCTCGGACAGCTCGCCAGAGCTGCCTGA